The proteins below come from a single Miscanthus floridulus cultivar M001 chromosome 1, ASM1932011v1, whole genome shotgun sequence genomic window:
- the LOC136466114 gene encoding vacuolar protein-sorting-associated protein 37 homolog 1-like has translation MSWRFPLFGSSQQQQTDPNFQDIPTQSWYPPSVVGSSSRPSTPTTSSASPHQRASDNPQSSSRGQPSPAEAAGIIARLKDKSIEELQRILKDKEAYNAFFNSLDQVKTQNNE, from the exons ATGAGCTGGAGATTTCCTCTCTTCGG CAGCTCTCAGCAGCAGCAAACAGATCCAAATTTCCAGGACATCCCTACGCAGTCTTGGTACCCTCCCTCGGTTGTAGGTTCGTCTTCACGTCCATCCACCCCTACCACTTCTAGTGCTAGTCCACACCAAAGAGCTTCAGATAATCCACAGTCTTCATCCCGTGGGCAACCATCTCCTGCTGAGGCTGCAGGGATAATTGCCCGTTTGAAGGATAAGAG TATTGAGGAGTTACAGAGGATATTGAAAGACAAAGAGGCATATAATGCATTCTTTAACTCACTTGATCAAGTGAAAACCCAGAACAAT GAATAG